A part of Rattus rattus isolate New Zealand chromosome 6, Rrattus_CSIRO_v1, whole genome shotgun sequence genomic DNA contains:
- the LOC116904050 gene encoding potassium voltage-gated channel subfamily D member 2, translating into MAAGVAAWLPFARAAAIGWMPVASGPMPAPPRQERKRTQDALIVLNVSGTRFQTWQDTLERYPDTLLGSSERDFFYHPETQQYFFDRDPDIFRHILNFYRTGKLHYPRHECISAYDEELAFFGLIPEIIGDCCYEEYKDRRRENAERLQDDADTDNTGESALPTMTARQRVWRAFENPHTSTMALVFYYVTGFFIAVSVIANVVETVPCGSSPGHIKELPCGERYAVAFFCLDTACVMIFTVEYLLRLAAAPSRYRFVRSVMSIIDVVAILPYYIGLVMTDNEDVSGAFVTLRVFRVFRIFKFSRHSQGLRILGYTLKSCASELGFLLFSLTMAIIIFATVMFYAEKGSSASKFTSIPAAFWYTIVTMTTLG; encoded by the coding sequence ATGGCAGCCGGTGTTGCAGCATGGCTACCCTTTGCCAGGGCAGCCGCCATTGGGTGGATGCCTGTTGCCTCCGGGCCTATGCCAGCTCCCCcaaggcaggagagaaaaaggaCTCAGGACGCTCTAATTGTGCTGAACGTGAGTGGCACCCGTTTCCAGACATGGCAAGACACCCTGGAACGATACCCAGACACTCTGCTGGGCAGTTCCGAGAGAGACTTTTTCTACCACCCAGAGACCCAACAATATTTCTTTGACCGTGACCCAGACATCTTCCGCCACATCCTCAACTTCTACCGCACCGGGAAGCTTCACTATCCCCGCCATGAGTGCATCTCGGCTTATGATGAAGAATTGGCCTTCTTTGGCCTCATCCCAGAAATTATTGGCGACTGCTGTTATGAGGAGTACAAGGACCGCAGGCGGGAGAATGCAGAGCGCCTCCAGGATGATGCAGACACTGACAATACAGGAGAGAGTGCTCTGCCCACCATGACTGCTAGGCAGAGGGTCTGGAGGGCCTTTGAGAACCCCCACACCAGCACCATGGCCCTGGTGTTCTACTATGTGACCGGGTTCTTCATTGCCGTCTCAGTCATCGCGAATGTGGTGGAAACAGTTCCATGTGGGTCTAGCCCAGGCCACATAAAAGAACTGCCTTGTGGGGAAAGGTATGCAGTGGCCTTCTTCTGCTTGGATACCGCCTGTGTCATGATCTTTACGGTTGAGTACTTGCTACGCCTGGCCGCAGCGCCTAGTCGTTACCGTTTTGTGCGCAGTGTCATGAGTATCATCGATGTGGTGGCCATCCTACCCTATTACATTGGGCTGGTGATGACAGACAATGAGGATGTCAGTGGCGCCTTTGTCACACTCCGAGTCTTTCGAGTCTTCAGGATCTTTAAGTTTTCCCGCCACTCTCAAGGCCTGCGTATACTGGGGTACACACTGAAGAGCTGTGCGTCAGAACTGGGCTTCTTGCTCTTTTCCCTCACAATGGCTATCATCATTTTCGCTACGGTTATGTTCTACGCAGAGAAGGGCTCTTCAGCAAGCAAGTTCACCAGCATCCCCGCAGCCTTCTGGTACACCATCGTCACCATGACAACACTGGGGTAG
- the LOC116904434 gene encoding uncharacterized protein LOC116904434, which translates to MAVSEKLYQQLTKIDADAYSLIIVLRSGTLWKTFLDFFRPPFPTLIWNRGSGGSSKPPVPFLVSSIKQPRPSALKLPFGGARGARGGGGGERSRRGKGRRRLCLTCVAGRSCGSRSLPAYLSIARAEQRAELARGRCGTTHWRGSSEQPSRAPAPPSASCLRARTPARSCLGPGPTLPPPAPQPRNPAVPEPRSPAAPRPRGRRPRSKLAGASGLGGSPPPHLFELVAVGSARLRLAFGKVTRRREAQRVGEGDRELARALFMLPGSLGSGCSGAAGSAFPFPGARRQQSLYATQPRRALCQVCTAGEARSARRQMLLPPRRRRLPAPGLYNCHTAPELNLNRE; encoded by the exons CTTTTCTCGATTTTTTTCGGCCCCCCTTTCCCACGCTCATCTGGAACCGGGGCTCCGGAGGCAGCAGTAAGCCACCGGTCCCTTTCCTCGTCTCTTCCATCAAACAGCCGCGGCCAAGCGCCTTGAAGCTTCCCTTT GGTGGAGCGAGAGGAGCCCGAGGGGGCGGGGGCGGAGAAAGGTCAAGGCGAGGGAAAGGCAGGAGACGCCTTTGCCTAACCTGCGTGGCGGGGCGTTCGTGCGGCTCTcgctctctccctgcttatttaTCGATCGCACGGGCAGAGCAGCGCGCGGAGCTCGCTCGGGGGAGATGCGGGACCACCCACTGGCGGGGAAGCAGCGAGCAGCCCTCTCGCGCCCCCGCGCCGCCGAGCGCCTCCTGCCTCCGCGCCCGGACGCCAGCCCGCTCCTGCCTCGGTCCCGGCCCCACGCTGCCACCGCCTGCCCCGCAGCCCCGCAACCCCGCAGTCCCGGAGCCCCGCAGCCCCGCAGCGCCCCGACCCCGGGGACGCCGGCCGCGCAGTAAGTTGGCAGGAGCGAGTGGCCTGGGCGGCTCGCCTCCCCCGCACCTTTTTGAACTTGTTGCTGTTGGCTCTGCTCGCCTGCGCCTGGCTTTTGGGAAGGTgacaaggaggagggaggcacagagggtgggggaaggggacagagagcTCGCCAGAGCTTTATTTATGCTCCCCGGGAGCCTGGGATCTGGCTGCTCGGGAGCCGCTGGCTCTGCCTTTCCCTTTCCGGGTGCAAGGCGACAGCAAAGTCTCTATGCAACTCAGCCCCGGCGCGCACTTTGCCAGGTATGTACCGCGGGCGAGGCGCGTTCTGCGCGGAGGCAGATGCTGCTGCCGCCACGGCGGCGGCGGCTGCCAGCTCCCGGGCTCTATAACTGTCACACTGCACCTGAGCTGAACTTGAACAGAGAGTGA